The Pan paniscus chromosome 1, NHGRI_mPanPan1-v2.0_pri, whole genome shotgun sequence genome has a segment encoding these proteins:
- the PRDM2 gene encoding PR domain zinc finger protein 2 isoform X5 yields the protein MRDSAEGPKEDEEKPSASALEQPATLQEVASQEVPPELATPAPAWEPQPEPDERLEAAACEVNDLGEEEEEEEEEDEEEEEEEDDDELEDEGEEAASMPNENSVKEPEIRCDEKPEDLLEEPKTTSEETLEDSSEVTPAMQIPRAKEEANGDVFETFMFPCQHCERKFTTKQGLERHMHIHISTVNHAFKCKYCGKAFGTQINRRRHERRHEAGLKRKPSQTLQPSEDLADGKASGENVASKDDSSPPNLGPDCLIMNSEKASQDTINSSVVEENGEVKELHPCKYCKKVFGTHTNMRRHQRRVHERHLIPKGVRRKGGLEEPQPPAEQAQATQNVYVPSTEPEEEGEADDVYIMDISSNISENLNYYIDGKIQTNNNTSNCDVIEMESASADLYGINCLLTPVTVEITQNIKTTQVPVTEDLPKEPSGSTNSEAKKRRTASPPALPKIKAETDSDPMVPSCSLSLPLSISTTEAVSFHKEKSVYLSSKLKQLLQTQDKLTPPAGISAAEIAKLGPVCVSAPASMLPVTSSRFKRRTSSPPSSPQHSPALRDFGKPSDGKAAWTDAGLTSKKSKLESHSDSPAWSLSGRDERETVSPPCFDEYKMSKEWTASSAFSSVCNQQPLDLSSGVKQKAEGTGKTPVQWESVLDLSVHKKHCSDSEGKEFKESHSVQPTCSAVKKRKPTTCMLQKVLLNEYNGIDLPVENPADGTRSPSPCKSLEAQPDPDLGPGSGFPAPTVESTPDVCPSSPALQTPSLSSGQLPPLLIPTDPSSPPPCPPVLTVATPPPPLLPTVPLPAPSSSASPHPCPSPLSNATAQSPLPILSPTVSPSPSPIPPVEPLMSAASPGPPTLSSSSSSSSSSSSFSSSSSSSSPSPPPLSAISSVVSSGDNLEASLPMISFKQEELENEGLKPREEPQSAAEQDVVVQETFNKNFVCNVCESPFLSIKDLTKHLSIHAEEWPFKCEFCVQLFKDKTDLSEHRFLLHGVGNIFVCSVCKKEFAFLCNLQQHQRDLHPDKVCTHHEFESGTLRPQNFTDPSKAHVEHMQSLPEDPLETSKEEEELNDSSEELYTTIKIMASGIKTKDPDVRLGLNQHYPSFKPPPFQYHHRNPMGIGVTATNFTTHNIPQTFTTAIRCTKCGKGVDNMPELHKHILACASASDKKRYTPKKNPVPLKQTVQPKNGVVVLDNSGKNAFRRMGQPKRLNFSVELSKMSSNKLKLNALKKKNQLVQKAILQKNKSAKQKADLKNACESSSHICPYCNREFTYIGSLNKHAAFSCPKKPLSPPKKKVSHSSKKGGHSSPASSDKNSNSNHRRRTADAEIKMQSMQTPLGKTRARSSGPTQVPLPSSSFRSKQNVKFAASVKSKKPSSSSLRNSSPIRMAKITHVEGKKPKAVAKNHSAQLSSKTSRSLHVRVQKSKAVLQSKSTLASKKRTDRFNIKSRERSGGPVTRSLQLAAAADLSENKREDGSAKQELKDFSYSLRLASRCCPPAAPYITRQYRKVKAPAAAQFQGPFFKE from the coding sequence GTCCTAAAGAAGACGAAGAGAAGCCTTCAGCCTCAGCACTTGAGCAGCCGGCCACCCTCCAGGAGGTGGCCAGTCAGGAGGTGCCTCCAGAACTAGcaacccctgcccctgcctgggaGCCACAGCCAGAACCAGACGAGCGATTAGAAGCGGCAGCTTGTGAGGTGAATGatttgggggaagaggaggaggaggaagaggaggaggatgaagaagaagaagaagaagaagatgatgatgagtTGGAAGATGAGGGGGAAGAAGCAGCCAGCATGCCAAATGAAAATTCTGTGAAAGAGCCAGAAATACGGTGTGATGAGAAGCCAGAAGATTTATTAGAGGAACCAAAAACAACTTCAGAAGAAACTCTTGAAGACTCCTCAGAGGTAACACCTGCCATGCAGATCCCCAGAGCTAAAGAAGAGGCCAATGGTGATGTATTTGAAACGTTTATGTTTCCGTGTCAACATTGTGAAAGGAAGTTTACAACCAAACAGGGGCTTGAGCGTCACATGCATATCCATATATCCACCGTCAATCATGCTTTCAAATGCAAGTACTGTGGGAAAGCCTTTGGCACACAGATTAACCGGCGGCGACATGAGCGGCGCCATGAAGCAGGGTTAAAGCGGAAACCCAGCCAAACACTACAGCCGTCAGAGGATCTGGCTGATGGCAAAGCATCTGGAGAAAACGTTGCTTCAAAAGATGATTCGAGTCCTCCCAATCTTGGGCCAGACTGTCTGATCATGAATTCAGAGAAGGCTTCCCAAGACACAATAAATTCTTCTGTCGTAGAAGAGAATGGGGAAGTTAAAGAACTTCATCCGTGCAAATATTGTAAAAAGGTTTTTGGAACTCATACTAATATGAGACGGCATCAGCGTAGAGTTCACGAACGTCATCTGATTCCCAAAGGTGTACGGCGAAAAGGAGGCCTTGAAGAGCCCCAGCCTCCAGCAGAACAGGCCCAGGCCACCCAGAACGTATATGTACCAAGCACAGAGccggaggaggaaggggaagcagatGACGTGTACATCATGGACATTTCTAGCAATATCTCTGAAAACTTAAATTACTATATTGATGGTAAAATTCAAACTAATAACAACACTAGTAACTGTGATgtgattgagatggagtctgcttCGGCAGATTTGTATGGTATAAATTGTCTGCTCACTCCAGTTACAGTggaaattactcaaaatataaagaccacaCAGGTCCCTGTAACAGAAGATCTTCCTAAAGAGCCTTCGGGCAGCACAAATAGTGAGGCCAAGAAGCGGAGAACTGCGAGCCCACCTGCACTGCCCAAAATTAAGGCCGAAACAGACTCTGACCCCATGGTCCCCTCTTGCTCTTTAAGTCTTCCTCTTAGCATATCAACAACAGAGGCAGTGTCTTTCCATAAAGAGAAAAGTGTTTATTTGTCATCAAAGCTCAAACAACTTCTTCAAACCCAAGATAAACTAACTCCTCCTGCGGGGATTTCAGCAGCTGAAATAGCTAAATTAGGTCCTGTTTGTGTGTCTGCTCCTGCATCAATGTTGCCTGTGACCTCAAGTAGGTTTAAGAGGCGGACCAGCTCTCCTCCCAGTTCTCCACAGCACAGTCCTGCCCTTCGAGACTTTGGAAAGCCAAGTGATGGGAAAGCAGCATGGACCGATGCTGGGCTGACTTCCAAAAAATCCAAATTAGAAAGTCACAGCGACTCACCAGCATGGAGTTTGTCTgggagagatgagagagaaacTGTGAGCCCTCCATGCTTTGATGAATATAAAATGTCTAAAGAGTGGACAGCCAGTTCTGCTTTTAGCAGTGTGTGCAACCAGCAGCCACTGGATTTATCCAGCGGTGTCAAACAGAAGGCTGAGGGTACAGGCAAGACTCCGGTCCAGTGGGAATCTGTCTTAGATCTCAGTGTGCATAAAAAGCATTGTAGTGACTCTGAAGGCAAGGAATTCAAAGAAAGTCATTCAGTGCAGCCTACGTGTAGTGctgtaaagaaaaggaaaccaacCACCTGCATGCTGCAGAAGGTTCTTCTCAATGAATATAATGGCATCGATTTACCTGTAGAAAACCCTGCAGATGGGACCAGGAGCCCAAGTCCTTGTAAATCCCTAGAAGCTCAGCCAGATCCTGACCTCGGTCCGGGCTCTGGTTTCCCTGCCCCTACTGTTGAGTCCACACCTGATGTTTGTCCTTCATCACCTGCCCTGCAGACACCCTCCCTTTCATCCGGTCAGCTGCCTCCTCTCTTGATCCCCACAGATCCCTCTTCCCCTCCACCCTGTCCCCCGGTATTAACTGTTGCCACTccgccccctcccctccttcctacCGTACCTCTTCCAGCCCCCTCTTCCAGTGCATCTCCACACCCATGCCCCTCTCCACTCTCAAATGCCACCGCACAGTCCCCACTTCCAATTCTGTCCCCAACAgtgtccccctctccctctcccattcCTCCCGTGGAGCCCCTGATGTCTGCCGCCTCACCCGGGCCTCCAAcgctttcctcctcctcctcttcatcttcctcctcctcttcgttttcttcttcatcttcctcctcttctccttctccacctcctctctccGCAATATCATCTGTTGTTTCCTCTGGTGATAATCTGGAGGCTTCTCTCCCCATGATATCTTTCAAACAGGAGGAATTAGAGAATGAAGGTCTGAAACCCAGGGAAGAGCCCCAGTCTGCTGCTGAACAGGATGTTGTTGTTCAGGAAACATTCAACAAAAACTTTGTTTGCAACGTCTGTGAATCaccttttctttccattaaagATCTAACCAAACATTTATCTATTCATGCTGAAGAATGGCCCTTCAAATGTGAATTTTGTGTGCAGCTTTTTAAGGATAAAACGGACTTGTCAGAACATCGCTTTTTGCTTCATGGAGTTGGGAATATCTTTGTGTGTTCTGTTTGTAAAAAAGAATTTGcttttttgtgcaatttgcagcAGCACCAGCGAGATCTCCACCCAGATAAGGTGTGCACACATCACGAGTTTGAAAGCGGGACTCTGAGGCCCCAGAACTTTACAGATCCCAGCAAGGCCCATGTAGAGCATATGCAGAGCTTGCCAGAAGATCCTTTAGAAACTTCTAAAGAAGAAGAGGAGTTAAACGATTCCTCTGAAGAGCTTTACACGACTATAAAAATAATGGCTTCTGGAATAAAGACAAAAGATCCAGATGTTCGATTGGGCCTCAATCAGCATTACCCAAGCTTTAAACCACCTCCATTTCAGTACCATCACCGTAACCCCATGGGGATTGGTGTGACAGCCACAAATTTCActacacacaatattccacagACTTTCACTACCGCCATTCGCTGCACAAAGTGTGGAAAAGGTGTCGACAACATGCCGGAGTTGCACAAACATATCCTGGCTTGTGCTTCTGCAAGTGACAAGAAGAGGTACACGCCTAAGAAAAACCCAGTACCGTTAAAACAAACTGTGCAACCCAAAAATGGCGTGGTGGTTTTAGATAACTCTGGGAAAAATGCCTTCCGACGAATGGGACAGCCCAAAAGGCTTAACTTTAGTGTTGAGCTCAGCAAAATGTCGTCGAATAAGCTCAAATTAAAtgcattgaagaaaaaaaatcagctagtACAGAAAGCAattcttcagaaaaacaaatctgCAAAGCAGAAGGCCGACTTGAAAAATGCTTGTGAGTCATCCTCTCACATCTGCCCTTACTGTAATCGAGAGTTCACTTACATTGGAAGCCTGAATAAACACGCCGCCTTCAGCTGTCCCAAAAAACCCCTTTCTCCtcccaaaaaaaaagtttctcattcATCTAAGAAAGGTGGACACTCATCACCTGCAAGTAGTGACAAAAACAGTAACAGCAACCACCGCAGACGGACAGCGGATGCGGAGATTAAAATGCAAAGCATGCAGACTCCGTTGGGCAAGACCAGAGCCCGCAGCTCAGGCCCCACCCAAGTCCCACTTCCCTCCTCATCCTTCAGGTCCAAGCAGAACGTCAAGTTTGCAGCTTCGGTGAAATCCAAAAAACCAAGCTCCTCCTCTTTAAGGAACTCCAGCCCGATAAGAATGGCCAAAATAACTCATGTTGAGGGGAAAAAACCTAAAGCTGTGGCCAAGAATCATTCTGCTCAGCTTTCCAGCAAAACATCGCGGAGCCTGCACGTGAGGGTACAGAAAAGCAAAGCTGTTTTACAAAGCAAATCCACCTTGGCGAGTAAGAAAAGAACAGACCGGTTCAATATAAAATCTAGAGAGCGGAGCGGGGGGCCAGTCACCCGAAGCCTTCAGCTGGCAGCTGCTGCTGACTTGAGTGAGAACAAGAGAGAGGACGGCAGCGCCAAGCAGGAGCTGAAGGACTTCAG